In a single window of the Ruminococcus albus 7 = DSM 20455 genome:
- the nifJ gene encoding pyruvate:ferredoxin (flavodoxin) oxidoreductase produces the protein MARKMKTMDGNNAAAWASYPFTEVAAIYPITPSSVMAEVTDQWSAKGQKNLFGTPVKVAEMQSEAGASGTVHGSLSAGALTTTYTASQGLLLMIPNMYKIAGELLPCVIHVSARCVASHALNIFGDHSDVYACRQTGFAMLCSSNVQEVMDLGTVAHLSTIESRVPFLHFFDGFRTSHEIQKIETWDIEDVREMTNFEKIEEFRKNALNPEHPILKGTAQNPDIFFQAREACNPYYDAVPGIVEDYMAKVNAKIGTDYKLFNYYGAPDATHVIVAMGSVCDTIEETIDYLNANEGTKLGLVKVRLYRPFAADRLVAALPSTVEQISVLDRTKEPGSLGEPLYLDVVAALKGTQFHDVPIASGRYGLGSKDTTPDQIKAVYWNASWKDSYKPRFTLGINDDVTNLSLESEGKLDSAPAGTTACKFWGLGADGTVGANKNSIKIIGDHTDLYAQAYFAYDSKKSGGVTVSHLRFGKTPIKSTYLINQADFVACHNESYISKYNIVNDIKPGGTFLLNCQWDEADLEKHLPGQVKRYIAENNIKFYTINGVKIGKEIGLGNRINTVLQSAFFKLSGIIPMEDAIKYMKDAATASYSKKGEAIVKMNHDAIDAGCQQVVEVKVPAAWKKAKDTKMGMDKVSEKQEKNKTLRDFVNNIQIPCNAQEGDKLPVSTFKDMADGVFPQGSAAFEKRGIAVDVPAWDGANCIQCNFCSYVCPHAVIRPSIMTDDELKKAPKLAQDKAVPVTGMPGYNFVMTMSALDCTGCGSCVNVCPGKKGNKALNMMPLESQLAEQEVFNYAQSLPEKPEVFEKFKETTVKGSQFKQPLLEFSGACAGCGETPYAKLITQLFGDRMYIANATGCSSIWGGSAPSTPYTTNKDGKGPAWANSLFEDNAEYGYGMFLAQSTIRNRTIAKVLELSKTTKAAAVKEAAEAYLSTVDNGAANKAATAELIAALKKSKSAAADEILKDADYLAKKSMWIFGGDGWAYDIGFSGVDHVLASGEDVNIFVFDTEVYSNTGGQSSKSTPTGAIAQFAAAGKEVKKKDLAGIAMSYGYVYVAHVAMGADMNQCLKAIHEAESYNGPSIIIGYAPCINHGIKGGMKIAQTEEKKAVQAGYWHLYRYDPRLKAEGKNPFILDSKAPSADYREFIMGEVRYNALARQNPERAEKLFAKAEQNAKDRYDYLLRYAKLYNTADEK, from the coding sequence ATGGCAAGAAAAATGAAAACCATGGACGGTAACAACGCTGCTGCTTGGGCATCATATCCCTTTACAGAAGTTGCTGCTATCTATCCTATCACCCCTTCCTCTGTTATGGCTGAGGTTACAGACCAGTGGTCTGCTAAGGGTCAGAAGAACCTGTTCGGTACTCCCGTAAAGGTTGCAGAGATGCAGTCTGAGGCAGGTGCTTCAGGTACTGTACACGGTTCACTGAGTGCAGGTGCACTGACTACCACCTACACAGCTTCACAGGGTCTGCTGCTGATGATCCCTAATATGTACAAGATCGCCGGCGAACTTCTTCCCTGCGTTATCCACGTTTCCGCAAGATGCGTAGCTTCCCACGCACTGAACATCTTCGGCGACCACTCTGACGTATATGCTTGCCGTCAGACAGGTTTCGCTATGCTGTGTTCTTCCAACGTACAGGAAGTTATGGATCTGGGTACAGTTGCTCACCTCTCTACAATCGAGAGCAGAGTTCCTTTCCTGCACTTCTTCGACGGTTTCCGTACCTCTCACGAGATACAGAAGATCGAAACTTGGGATATCGAAGATGTAAGAGAGATGACCAACTTCGAGAAGATCGAGGAATTCAGAAAGAACGCTCTGAATCCTGAGCATCCTATCCTGAAGGGTACTGCACAGAACCCTGACATCTTCTTCCAGGCAAGAGAAGCTTGCAATCCTTACTATGATGCTGTTCCCGGTATCGTTGAGGATTACATGGCTAAGGTCAATGCTAAGATCGGTACAGATTACAAGCTCTTCAACTACTACGGTGCTCCCGATGCAACTCATGTAATCGTTGCTATGGGTTCTGTATGTGATACTATCGAAGAGACTATAGATTACCTGAACGCTAACGAGGGCACAAAGCTGGGTCTTGTTAAGGTAAGACTTTACAGACCTTTCGCAGCTGACAGACTGGTAGCTGCACTGCCTTCTACTGTTGAGCAGATCTCTGTTCTCGACAGAACCAAGGAGCCCGGTTCTCTGGGTGAGCCTCTGTATCTTGACGTTGTTGCTGCACTGAAGGGCACACAGTTCCACGATGTACCTATAGCAAGCGGCAGATACGGTCTGGGTTCAAAGGATACAACTCCTGACCAGATCAAGGCTGTATACTGGAACGCAAGCTGGAAGGATTCCTACAAGCCTCGTTTCACACTGGGTATCAATGATGACGTTACCAACCTCTCTCTGGAGAGCGAGGGCAAGCTGGATTCCGCTCCTGCAGGCACAACTGCTTGTAAGTTCTGGGGTCTGGGTGCTGACGGTACCGTTGGTGCTAACAAGAACTCCATAAAGATCATAGGTGACCACACCGATCTGTATGCACAGGCTTACTTTGCATATGACTCCAAGAAGTCCGGTGGTGTTACAGTATCTCACCTGAGATTCGGTAAGACTCCTATCAAGTCTACTTACCTGATCAACCAGGCTGATTTCGTAGCTTGCCACAACGAGTCATACATCAGCAAGTACAACATCGTTAACGACATCAAGCCCGGCGGAACATTCCTGCTGAACTGCCAGTGGGATGAGGCTGATCTTGAGAAGCACCTCCCCGGTCAGGTGAAGAGATATATCGCTGAGAACAACATCAAGTTCTACACAATCAACGGCGTTAAGATCGGTAAGGAGATCGGTCTGGGCAACAGGATCAACACTGTTCTCCAGTCTGCATTCTTCAAGCTTTCCGGCATCATTCCTATGGAAGACGCTATCAAGTACATGAAGGACGCTGCTACTGCTTCTTACTCCAAGAAGGGTGAAGCTATCGTTAAGATGAACCACGACGCTATCGACGCCGGCTGCCAGCAGGTAGTTGAGGTCAAGGTACCCGCTGCTTGGAAGAAGGCTAAGGATACCAAAATGGGCATGGACAAGGTTAGCGAGAAGCAGGAGAAGAACAAGACTCTGCGTGACTTCGTTAACAACATCCAGATCCCCTGCAACGCTCAGGAAGGTGACAAGCTGCCTGTATCCACATTCAAGGATATGGCTGACGGTGTATTCCCTCAGGGCTCTGCAGCATTCGAGAAGAGAGGTATAGCTGTTGACGTTCCTGCTTGGGACGGCGCAAATTGTATCCAGTGTAACTTCTGCTCTTATGTTTGTCCTCATGCTGTTATCAGACCCAGCATCATGACAGATGACGAGCTGAAGAAGGCTCCTAAGCTGGCACAGGATAAGGCAGTACCCGTAACAGGTATGCCCGGCTACAACTTCGTTATGACTATGTCTGCTCTGGACTGCACAGGCTGCGGTTCTTGTGTAAACGTATGTCCCGGCAAGAAGGGCAACAAGGCTCTGAACATGATGCCTCTGGAGAGCCAGCTTGCTGAGCAGGAAGTATTCAACTACGCTCAGTCTCTGCCTGAGAAGCCTGAGGTATTTGAGAAGTTCAAGGAGACTACTGTTAAGGGCTCACAGTTCAAGCAGCCTCTGCTTGAATTTTCCGGCGCTTGCGCAGGCTGCGGTGAGACTCCTTACGCTAAGCTCATCACACAGCTGTTCGGCGACAGAATGTACATCGCTAACGCAACTGGTTGTTCTTCGATCTGGGGTGGTTCTGCTCCTTCGACTCCTTACACCACCAACAAGGATGGCAAGGGTCCTGCTTGGGCTAACTCCCTGTTTGAGGATAACGCTGAGTACGGTTACGGTATGTTCCTGGCTCAGTCCACAATCAGAAACAGAACTATCGCTAAGGTTCTTGAACTCTCCAAGACCACCAAGGCTGCTGCTGTTAAGGAAGCTGCTGAGGCTTACCTGAGCACAGTTGATAACGGTGCTGCTAACAAGGCTGCTACCGCTGAGCTGATCGCTGCTCTGAAGAAGTCCAAGAGCGCTGCAGCTGATGAGATACTGAAGGATGCTGATTACCTGGCTAAGAAGTCCATGTGGATCTTCGGCGGCGACGGTTGGGCATACGATATCGGTTTCTCCGGTGTTGACCACGTTCTGGCTTCCGGTGAGGATGTAAACATCTTCGTATTCGATACCGAGGTTTACTCCAACACAGGCGGACAGTCATCCAAGTCTACTCCTACCGGTGCTATCGCACAGTTCGCAGCAGCTGGTAAGGAAGTTAAGAAGAAGGATCTGGCTGGTATAGCTATGTCTTACGGTTATGTTTATGTTGCACACGTTGCTATGGGTGCTGACATGAACCAGTGCCTGAAGGCTATCCACGAGGCTGAGAGCTACAATGGTCCTTCCATCATCATCGGTTATGCTCCTTGTATCAACCACGGTATCAAGGGCGGCATGAAGATCGCTCAGACCGAGGAGAAGAAGGCTGTTCAGGCTGGTTACTGGCATCTGTACAGATATGATCCTCGTCTGAAGGCTGAAGGCAAGAATCCTTTCATCCTGGATTCCAAGGCTCCTTCTGCTGATTACAGAGAGTTCATCATGGGCGAAGTTCGTTACAACGCACTCGCTAGACAGAACCCTGAGAGAGCTGAGAAGCTGTTTGCTAAGGCTGAGCAGAACGCTAAGGATAGATATGACTATCTGCTGAGATATGCTAAGCTCTACAACACTGCTGATGAGAAGTAA
- a CDS encoding peptidoglycan-binding domain-containing protein: MNKVLKRISAVTLSLAVIGTASVIPVKNSPMINTAVVASAANYDNAYWNYTRPTGGRRDTASKVKWIQAAINYYFNSNKLDVDGSYGPLTSSAVADFQRSYNKYYSRTTGFSIAVDGDFGPDTFRAFEALNY; encoded by the coding sequence ATGAACAAAGTACTTAAGAGGATTTCTGCTGTAACACTGTCTCTTGCGGTTATAGGAACTGCTTCTGTGATTCCCGTGAAAAATAGTCCTATGATCAATACAGCTGTTGTTGCAAGCGCTGCAAACTACGACAATGCCTATTGGAATTATACCAGACCAACTGGTGGTAGGCGTGATACCGCAAGTAAGGTTAAGTGGATACAGGCTGCAATTAATTATTATTTCAACTCTAATAAGCTTGATGTAGATGGCAGTTATGGTCCGTTGACTAGTTCAGCAGTAGCTGATTTCCAGAGAAGCTACAATAAATATTATTCCAGGACAACGGGATTTAGCATTGCAGTAGATGGCGACTTTGGTCCTGATACATTTAGGGCATTTGAAGCGCTTAATTATTGA
- a CDS encoding helix-turn-helix domain-containing protein — protein sequence MELSKTIKRLRTEKGWSQETLAEKSYVSRQTISNWENEKNYPDVHSLLILSDLFGVSLDELIKGDVETMKNTIHNKDAYALKRAQWCGVIGLILLMAVVTPIYEHFGTVGMVIGSLLAGALAVFTFMSFHKMEAIKSEHDIQTQREILAFMNGETLDDIEKAKEQEIRKSNRRGMIVALVICGISIIVTAVHLIKMAL from the coding sequence ATGGAACTCAGCAAGACCATAAAAAGACTGCGCACAGAAAAGGGCTGGTCACAGGAAACTCTCGCAGAGAAATCTTACGTCAGCCGACAGACTATCTCCAACTGGGAGAACGAAAAGAACTACCCCGATGTTCACAGCCTGCTTATCCTCAGCGACCTGTTCGGCGTGTCCCTCGATGAACTTATCAAAGGAGATGTTGAAACTATGAAAAACACGATCCACAACAAAGATGCATATGCGCTCAAACGCGCCCAGTGGTGCGGCGTCATCGGACTGATACTGCTTATGGCTGTTGTTACCCCCATCTATGAACACTTCGGTACTGTCGGTATGGTGATAGGCAGTCTGCTTGCAGGGGCACTAGCTGTATTTACTTTCATGTCATTCCACAAAATGGAAGCTATCAAATCCGAACACGATATCCAGACACAGCGAGAGATACTGGCATTCATGAACGGTGAAACTCTCGACGATATCGAAAAAGCAAAAGAACAGGAGATACGCAAGTCCAACCGCCGCGGAATGATAGTTGCACTTGTGATATGTGGCATAAGCATCATCGTGACTGCTGTACACCTTATTAAAATGGCGCTCTGA
- the rpsJ gene encoding 30S ribosomal protein S10, translating to MAVNEKMRIKIKGYEHAVVDSAAAKIVEAVKRSGAQVSGPIPLPTNKEVVTILRAVHKYKDSREQFELRTHKRLIDVIRPTKETISTLENLELPAGVNIVMEVK from the coding sequence GTGGCAGTCAATGAGAAGATGAGAATCAAGATCAAGGGCTATGAGCACGCTGTAGTTGACAGCGCAGCTGCAAAGATCGTTGAGGCGGTTAAGCGTTCAGGCGCACAGGTTTCCGGACCTATCCCGCTGCCTACCAACAAAGAGGTAGTAACGATCCTGAGAGCTGTACACAAGTACAAGGACAGCCGTGAGCAGTTCGAGCTGAGAACTCACAAAAGACTCATAGATGTTATCAGACCCACTAAGGAGACGATATCTACTCTTGAGAATCTTGAACTTCCCGCCGGCGTAAACATCGTTATGGAGGTCAAGTAA
- the rplC gene encoding 50S ribosomal protein L3 yields the protein MQKGIIGKKIGMTQIFDEAGKIVPVTVVEAGPCVVVQKKTVEKDGYEAVQLGYGEIRAKRVNKPLQGHFKKADVAIKRTLKEFRLADISAVNVGDIVKADVFAEGDVVDVSGTSKGHGFSGTIKRHNGHRLKETHGTGPVHRHAGSYGACSDPSRIYKGKKMPGQYGNVKVTVQNLTVVKVDAENNLIAIKGAIPGPKNGTVTICDSVKKKA from the coding sequence ATGCAGAAGGGAATCATCGGTAAGAAGATCGGTATGACACAGATCTTCGATGAAGCAGGAAAGATCGTTCCTGTAACAGTTGTTGAAGCAGGTCCCTGCGTAGTTGTTCAGAAGAAGACTGTTGAAAAAGACGGTTATGAGGCTGTACAGCTGGGTTATGGCGAGATCAGAGCCAAGAGAGTAAATAAGCCTCTCCAGGGTCACTTCAAGAAGGCTGACGTTGCAATAAAGAGAACTCTTAAGGAGTTCAGACTGGCTGATATCTCAGCTGTCAACGTTGGCGACATCGTAAAGGCAGACGTATTCGCTGAGGGCGACGTTGTTGATGTCAGCGGCACCAGCAAGGGTCACGGTTTCAGTGGTACTATCAAGCGTCACAACGGCCACAGACTTAAGGAAACTCACGGTACAGGTCCTGTACACAGACATGCAGGTTCCTACGGCGCTTGCTCCGATCCTTCAAGGATCTACAAGGGCAAGAAGATGCCTGGTCAGTACGGTAACGTAAAGGTTACTGTTCAGAATCTGACAGTTGTAAAGGTTGACGCAGAAAATAATCTTATCGCTATCAAGGGCGCTATCCCCGGTCCTAAGAACGGAACAGTGACCATCTGCGACAGCGTTAAGAAGAAGGCTTAG
- the rplD gene encoding 50S ribosomal protein L4, translated as MSKIAVVDMTGNKVADTELNDAIFGIEPNKALMHAMVVNFLANQRQGTQSTLTRTEVQGGGRKPWRQKGTGHARQGSIRAPQWVHGGIALGPKPRDYSYSLNKKEKRLAMKSAFSTKVIDNNLIVVNEIETKEYKTKVMVDMLKAIGAQGKALIVTADVDAKVVKSAANIPGVKTATVNTLNVYDILNYDKFIVSSEAVKKIEEVYA; from the coding sequence ATGTCAAAAATCGCAGTAGTTGATATGACAGGCAACAAGGTAGCTGACACTGAGCTGAATGATGCTATATTCGGCATCGAGCCTAATAAGGCACTTATGCACGCTATGGTAGTGAATTTCCTGGCTAACCAGAGACAGGGCACACAGTCCACCCTCACCAGAACAGAGGTACAGGGCGGCGGCAGAAAGCCCTGGAGACAGAAGGGTACCGGCCACGCAAGACAGGGCTCCATCAGAGCTCCTCAGTGGGTACACGGCGGTATCGCTCTTGGTCCTAAGCCCAGAGATTACAGCTATTCTCTGAATAAAAAGGAGAAGAGACTGGCTATGAAGTCTGCTTTCTCCACCAAGGTCATCGACAACAACCTGATCGTTGTTAATGAGATCGAGACCAAGGAGTATAAGACCAAGGTTATGGTCGATATGCTCAAGGCAATCGGCGCTCAGGGCAAGGCTCTCATCGTAACTGCTGATGTTGATGCAAAGGTAGTTAAGAGCGCTGCAAACATTCCCGGTGTCAAGACAGCTACCGTAAACACACTGAACGTTTACGATATCCTGAACTACGATAAGTTCATCGTATCTTCGGAGGCTGTAAAGAAGATCGAGGAGGTATACGCTTAA
- the rplW gene encoding 50S ribosomal protein L23, which yields MKNAHDIIIKPIITEDSMDRLADKKYTFQVAKDANKIEIAKAIEEIFDVKVAKVNTISVKGKEKRMGRYTGFRPDWKKAIVTLEGEKTIEFFDGMY from the coding sequence ATGAAAAATGCTCACGATATTATCATAAAGCCTATCATCACCGAGGACTCTATGGACAGACTCGCTGATAAAAAGTACACCTTCCAGGTTGCCAAGGACGCTAACAAGATCGAGATAGCTAAGGCTATCGAGGAGATCTTCGATGTAAAAGTTGCTAAGGTAAACACCATCAGCGTTAAGGGCAAGGAGAAGAGAATGGGCAGATACACAGGTTTCCGCCCTGACTGGAAAAAGGCTATCGTTACTCTTGAGGGCGAAAAGACCATCGAATTCTTCGACGGTATGTACTAA
- the rplB gene encoding 50S ribosomal protein L2, producing the protein MAIKTYKPTTPGRRGMTVIDYSGLSKVEPCKSLLEPLKKNSGRNSYGRITVRHRGGGVRRKYRVIDFKRNKLDMNATVQTIEYDPNRSAFIALVQYEDGEKRYIIAPNGLAVGDVIRAGAGADIKPGNALTLADIPVGTFIHNIELYPGKGAQLVRSAGNMAQLMGREGAYALVRLPSGEMRKISVNCMATIGQVGNIDHSNVNIGKAGRKRHMGWRPTVRGSVMNPCDHPHGGGEGKSPVGRPSPVTPWGKPTLGYKTRAKHARSDKFIVKRRNGK; encoded by the coding sequence ATGGCAATAAAGACTTACAAGCCCACGACTCCCGGTAGAAGAGGCATGACTGTCATCGACTATTCCGGTCTGTCTAAGGTTGAGCCTTGCAAGTCCCTTCTCGAACCTCTGAAGAAGAATTCGGGAAGAAACAGCTACGGTAGAATCACTGTTCGTCACAGAGGCGGCGGAGTAAGAAGAAAATACCGTGTAATTGATTTTAAGAGAAACAAGCTCGATATGAACGCTACTGTTCAGACCATCGAGTACGATCCTAACAGATCTGCATTCATCGCACTCGTTCAGTACGAGGATGGCGAGAAGAGATACATCATCGCACCTAACGGTCTTGCTGTTGGCGATGTTATCAGAGCAGGCGCTGGTGCTGATATCAAGCCCGGTAACGCTCTGACACTGGCAGATATCCCTGTTGGTACCTTCATCCACAACATTGAGCTGTATCCCGGCAAGGGCGCTCAGCTGGTTCGTTCCGCTGGTAACATGGCTCAGCTGATGGGCAGAGAAGGCGCTTACGCTCTCGTAAGACTTCCTTCAGGCGAAATGAGAAAGATATCTGTTAACTGCATGGCTACAATCGGTCAGGTAGGTAACATCGACCACTCTAACGTAAACATCGGTAAGGCAGGTAGAAAGCGCCACATGGGCTGGAGACCTACCGTAAGAGGTTCCGTAATGAACCCCTGCGATCACCCTCACGGTGGTGGTGAAGGTAAGTCACCTGTTGGTAGACCTTCCCCTGTTACCCCTTGGGGTAAGCCTACTCTGGGTTACAAGACCAGAGCTAAGCACGCTCGTTCCGATAAGTTTATCGTAAAGCGCAGAAACGGCAAGTAA
- the rpsS gene encoding 30S ribosomal protein S19 → MGRSVKKGPYVQEALYKRVVAMNEAGEKKVLKTWSRASTIFPDFVGHTFAVHDGRKHVPVYVTEDMVGHKLGEFAPTRTYKGHAGSKTSNNGKK, encoded by the coding sequence ATGGGCAGAAGTGTTAAGAAGGGTCCTTACGTTCAGGAGGCTCTTTATAAGAGAGTAGTTGCAATGAACGAAGCAGGCGAGAAGAAAGTCCTCAAGACATGGAGCAGAGCTTCCACGATCTTCCCTGACTTCGTAGGTCATACATTCGCAGTACACGACGGCAGAAAGCACGTGCCTGTATATGTAACCGAGGATATGGTAGGCCACAAGCTTGGTGAGTTCGCTCCCACAAGGACCTACAAGGGCCACGCAGGCTCCAAGACCTCGAACAACGGTAAGAAATAA
- the rplV gene encoding 50S ribosomal protein L22 translates to MEAKAILRTARIAPRKVQIVLDLIRGKDYEIAMATVKNTPKAASEYLEKLLKSAAANAENNHNMDKNNLYVAECYVCPGPIMKRIMPRAQGRAYRILKRTSHITVVLKEKD, encoded by the coding sequence ATGGAAGCAAAGGCTATACTGAGAACAGCTCGCATTGCTCCTCGTAAGGTACAGATCGTCCTTGATCTTATCAGAGGTAAGGATTACGAAATAGCAATGGCTACTGTTAAGAATACACCAAAGGCTGCAAGTGAATATCTGGAGAAGCTCCTCAAGTCCGCAGCAGCAAACGCAGAGAACAATCACAACATGGATAAGAACAATCTTTATGTTGCTGAGTGCTACGTTTGCCCCGGACCTATCATGAAGAGGATCATGCCCAGAGCTCAGGGCAGAGCATACAGAATTCTGAAGAGAACATCACACATCACTGTTGTTCTCAAGGAAAAGGATTAA
- the rpsC gene encoding 30S ribosomal protein S3: MGQKVNPHGLRVGVIKNWDSRWFADKSTFGDTLVEDYNIRKDIMKDLNRRSKNPADKCVYAGVPKVEIERFTGKDGAQKVRIHIYCAKPGMVIGKGGAEIDKLRESIEKKIGKSVAINIVEVKNPDINAQLVAEKIAHDLEDRISFRRAMKQSIGRAMKLGAKGIKVKVSGRLAGAEIARSESYHEGTIPLQTIRADIDYGTAEAHTTYGRLGIKVWIYRGEVLKGEIAASDRRDVSDKNDKKRRPRRDDRSKDNRRDFNKARGMKREGGNA; encoded by the coding sequence ATGGGCCAGAAAGTTAATCCGCACGGACTCAGAGTCGGTGTGATAAAGAATTGGGATTCCCGCTGGTTTGCAGATAAGAGCACTTTCGGCGACACTCTGGTTGAGGACTACAACATTCGTAAGGATATTATGAAGGACCTCAACAGAAGATCCAAGAACCCCGCTGACAAGTGCGTTTACGCAGGCGTTCCCAAGGTTGAGATCGAGCGTTTTACCGGTAAGGACGGCGCTCAGAAGGTTAGAATACACATTTACTGCGCTAAGCCCGGTATGGTAATCGGTAAGGGCGGCGCTGAGATCGATAAGCTCCGCGAGAGCATCGAGAAGAAGATCGGCAAGAGCGTTGCTATCAACATCGTTGAGGTTAAGAACCCCGACATCAACGCACAGCTGGTCGCTGAGAAGATCGCTCATGACCTGGAGGACAGAATCTCCTTCAGAAGAGCTATGAAGCAGTCTATCGGCAGAGCAATGAAGCTGGGCGCTAAGGGTATCAAGGTAAAGGTAAGCGGTAGACTTGCCGGTGCCGAGATAGCTAGAAGCGAGAGCTACCACGAGGGTACTATCCCGCTGCAGACCATCAGAGCAGACATCGACTACGGTACTGCTGAGGCTCACACAACTTATGGTCGTCTGGGCATCAAGGTATGGATCTACAGAGGCGAAGTTCTCAAGGGTGAGATCGCTGCCAGCGACAGACGCGACGTTTCAGACAAGAACGACAAGAAGCGCAGACCCCGCAGAGATGACAGGTCTAAGGATAACCGCAGAGACTTCAACAAGGCTCGCGGTATGAAAAGAGAAGGAGGTAACGCATAA
- the rplP gene encoding 50S ribosomal protein L16 — translation MLLPKRVKFRKQHRGRMTGKALRGNKVSYGDFGLQALEPAWITSNQIEAARIAMTRYIKRGGQVWIKIFPDKPATRKPLGTRMGKGKGAPEYWVAVVKPGRVMFEIAGVPEETAREAMRLAMHKLPIKCKFIVKETGGEQ, via the coding sequence ATGCTGCTTCCAAAGAGAGTTAAGTTCAGAAAACAGCACAGAGGTCGTATGACCGGTAAGGCACTGAGAGGAAACAAGGTTTCCTACGGTGATTTCGGTCTTCAGGCTCTTGAGCCCGCATGGATCACCTCTAACCAGATCGAGGCTGCCCGTATCGCTATGACAAGATACATCAAGAGAGGCGGTCAGGTTTGGATCAAGATATTCCCTGACAAGCCTGCAACAAGAAAGCCCCTTGGTACCCGAATGGGTAAAGGTAAGGGCGCTCCCGAGTACTGGGTAGCTGTTGTTAAGCCGGGCAGAGTAATGTTCGAGATAGCAGGTGTTCCCGAGGAGACTGCTAGAGAGGCTATGAGACTCGCTATGCACAAGCTCCCTATCAAGTGTAAGTTTATAGTAAAAGAAACGGGTGGTGAGCAGTAA
- the rpmC gene encoding 50S ribosomal protein L29, whose translation MKANEIKEMTADELNTKLAELKEELFNLRFQHAVNQLENPKRLQAVKKDIARVKTFIRKHESEAQ comes from the coding sequence ATGAAGGCTAATGAGATCAAGGAAATGACCGCAGACGAGCTTAACACCAAGCTCGCTGAGCTTAAAGAAGAGCTGTTCAATCTTCGTTTCCAGCACGCTGTGAACCAGCTGGAGAATCCCAAGAGACTTCAGGCTGTGAAGAAGGACATTGCTCGTGTTAAGACATTCATTCGTAAGCATGAGTCCGAAGCTCAGTAA
- the rpsQ gene encoding 30S ribosomal protein S17, whose product MSERNLRKTRVGTVVSNKMDKTIVVAIKDNVQHPLYKKIIKKTVKLKAHDENNECGIGDTVKVMETRPLSKDKRWRLVNIIEKAK is encoded by the coding sequence GTGAGCGAAAGAAATCTGAGAAAAACCAGAGTCGGTACTGTTGTATCGAATAAGATGGATAAGACTATCGTAGTTGCCATCAAGGATAACGTTCAGCACCCTCTGTATAAGAAGATAATCAAGAAGACTGTTAAGCTGAAGGCACACGACGAAAACAACGAGTGCGGTATCGGCGATACAGTAAAGGTAATGGAGACAAGACCTCTTTCCAAGGATAAGAGATGGAGACTTGTCAACATCATCGAAAAGGCTAAGTAA
- the rplN gene encoding 50S ribosomal protein L14, translating to MVQMQTYLKVADNSGAKELMCIRVLGGTRRKYANIGDVVVCSVKKATPGGVVKKGDVVKAVIVRSAKGLRRADGTYIRFDENAAVIIKEDKNPRGTRIFGPVAKELRDKDYMKILSLAPEVL from the coding sequence ATGGTACAGATGCAGACTTACCTGAAGGTTGCAGATAACTCCGGTGCTAAGGAGCTTATGTGCATCCGTGTTCTCGGCGGTACGAGAAGAAAGTATGCTAACATCGGTGACGTTGTAGTTTGTTCTGTTAAAAAAGCAACACCAGGCGGAGTTGTTAAGAAGGGCGATGTAGTCAAGGCTGTCATCGTTCGTTCAGCAAAGGGTCTGAGAAGAGCGGACGGTACTTATATCCGCTTCGATGAGAACGCTGCTGTAATAATAAAGGAAGATAAGAATCCCAGAGGTACACGTATATTTGGACCTGTGGCTAAGGAACTGAGAGATAAGGATTATATGAAGATCCTGTCCCTGGCTCCCGAAGTTCTGTAA
- the rplX gene encoding 50S ribosomal protein L24, with amino-acid sequence MNKVHVKTGDTVVILSGKDKGKQGKVLQVSPKEGKVIVEGLNVARKHVKPRSAQQQGGIVDAEAAMYASKVMAVCPKCGKPTRVAHKFLEDGTKVRVCKSCGEEF; translated from the coding sequence ATGAATAAGGTACACGTTAAAACCGGCGACACAGTCGTTATCCTGTCCGGTAAGGACAAGGGCAAGCAGGGTAAGGTACTTCAGGTATCACCCAAGGAAGGCAAAGTCATCGTTGAGGGTCTGAACGTTGCAAGAAAGCACGTAAAGCCCAGAAGCGCACAGCAGCAGGGCGGTATCGTTGATGCTGAGGCTGCAATGTATGCTTCAAAGGTAATGGCTGTTTGCCCTAAGTGCGGCAAGCCTACCAGAGTTGCTCACAAGTTCCTGGAAGATGGAACTAAGGTAAGAGTTTGCAAGAGCTGCGGCGAAGAATTCTAA